In Streptomyces sp. 71268, the DNA window CCGTCGCGACCTCGGGCCGGGCGTTGAGCCACGGCTGGAGGTCGCCGTGGCCGAGGCCGAGCAGCTTCACCTCGGTCAGGGCGGTCGCCGTGGCCGTACGCGGGCCGGGGTCGAACAGCGACAGCTCGCCGATCAACTCGCCGGGGCCGAGCACGGCCAGCATGTTCTCGCGGCCGTCGGGCGAGGTGCGGTGCAGCTTCACCTTGCCGTCCGTGACCACGTACAGGCGGTCGCCGGGGTCCCCTTCGTGGAAGAGCGCATCACCCCGCGCGAGGGTGACCTCCCCCATGGAGGCGCGCAGCTCAGCGGCCTGCTCGTCATCGAGCGCCGCGAAGAGCGGGGCGCGCCGCAGAACGTCGTCCACGAGATCTCTCCTTGTCGACATGCACAGGGGACCGTGGTCTCCATGATGCCGGACGGTAAAACAGTGCGATCAATCACAAGTTTGACGCACCG includes these proteins:
- a CDS encoding Crp/Fnr family transcriptional regulator, translating into MDDVLRRAPLFAALDDEQAAELRASMGEVTLARGDALFHEGDPGDRLYVVTDGKVKLHRTSPDGRENMLAVLGPGELIGELSLFDPGPRTATATALTEVKLLGLGHGDLQPWLNARPEVATALLRAVARRLRKTNDQMSDLVFSDVPGRVARALLDLSRRFGVQSEEGIHVVHDLTQEELAQLVGASRETVNKALADFAGRGWLRLEARAVILLDVERLAKRSR